The proteins below come from a single Necator americanus strain Aroian chromosome V, whole genome shotgun sequence genomic window:
- a CDS encoding hypothetical protein (NECATOR_CHRV.G19342.T1), with translation MTTKTIHGNSQFQKPSSLSWTWESPGGGTKVLYGIGPSPPPRKIFFHKESRESRQVWREKSQDYHQLGPLRYVSWFLEDSAVDNIDEEYDPLVEHPRTKKVESSKTTKRRRSLETLELIRQRGAAQAAGNQELTSVLARLCREATKEELKERKAELLAEAAEAGKSVRYARRDFASRKTRMTAVRNPRGTTIASRKGMEKIIYDFYSDLFDSHVHLPPDHLREDGHITPDVLPSEIRHPAPTE, from the exons atgacgactaagaccattcatgggaactcgcaattccagaagccctcctctctaagctggacgtgggagtcacccggtggagg taccaaagttctatacgggatcggaccatcgcctcctccgaggaagattttctttcacaaggagagcagagaaagccgtcaAGTTtggagagagaaatcccaggactatcatcaactgggacctcttcgctacgttagctgGTTTTTGGAAGATTCCGcagtggacaacatcgacgaggaatatgacccgCTCGTTGAACACCCTCGCACGAAGAAGGttgagagttctaaaaccaccaagagacgccggtctcttgaaactcttgagctgatacgccagcgtggagcagcgcaagccgcagggaaccaagaactcacgtccgtgctcgcaaggctttgcagagaggcgacaAAGGAAGAgcttaaagagagaaaagcagaactgctggctgaagctgcagaggcggggaaaagcgtccgttatgcccgtcgagactttgccagtcgcaagacaaggatgactgctGTCCGGAACCCGaggggaacaaccattgcatcgagaaaagggatggagaaaatcatctacgacttctactctgatctcttcgacagccatgtccacttgcctcctgaccatctgagggaagacggacatatCACTCCAGatgttctcccgtccgaaatacggcaCCCGgccccgacagaataa